The following are encoded together in the Echinicola jeungdonensis genome:
- a CDS encoding peptidase, whose translation MTFCLGIKTQFGLIGLSDTRITSGTETTTSKKVFVVNKEKHSFFIMTSGLRSVRDKAITYFTEVIEQQDDNFNKLYKAVNEFGSQIRRVAREDKEALEESGMTFNLHSIIGGQLQEDDEPRLYLLYPQGNWIEIRKGTPFVIIGNSGFGNPVLRRSLSYEESLDFAMKTAFLAFDATRISVNDVDFPIDTVILENDQFHVVERRFELDELIHISNFWNNRLKESINDLPAEILQKAFVDQEPHSNDL comes from the coding sequence ATGACTTTTTGTTTAGGGATCAAAACCCAATTTGGCTTGATCGGCCTCTCCGATACCAGGATAACATCGGGTACAGAAACAACCACCTCCAAAAAGGTGTTTGTGGTCAATAAAGAAAAACACTCCTTCTTTATCATGACTTCTGGATTACGCTCGGTCAGGGATAAAGCCATTACTTACTTTACCGAAGTCATCGAACAGCAAGATGACAATTTCAATAAACTTTATAAAGCCGTCAATGAATTTGGCAGCCAAATACGACGAGTTGCTCGTGAAGATAAAGAAGCTTTGGAAGAATCCGGAATGACGTTTAACCTTCATTCAATAATTGGAGGGCAACTTCAAGAGGATGATGAACCAAGACTTTACCTGCTTTACCCACAAGGAAACTGGATCGAAATACGAAAGGGAACCCCCTTTGTGATCATTGGGAATTCGGGTTTTGGGAATCCTGTACTTAGAAGGTCGCTTTCTTATGAAGAATCATTGGATTTTGCCATGAAGACCGCATTTTTGGCTTTTGATGCTACCCGGATTTCTGTAAATGACGTGGATTTCCCCATTGACACTGTAATCTTGGAAAACGACCAATTTCATGTGGTGGAAAGAAGATTTGAACTGGATGAATTGATTCATATTTCCAATTTTTGGAATAACCGCTTAAAGGAATCCATTAACGATTTGCCTGCTGAAATTTTACAAAAAGCCTTTGTAGACCAAGAACCCCATAGCAATGATTTATAA
- a CDS encoding NUDIX hydrolase — protein MSYTYKYPHFALTVDMVIFSEDLKQLLLIQRKNPPFKDCWAFPGGFVEINELIVHAAHRELKEETGLSNIELKNFGFFDAVHRDPRERVVSFAFTGKTPVSKPIKAKDDAKNVQWFPVGNLPNLAFDHLEILLKAIKANQNPK, from the coding sequence ATGAGTTATACATACAAGTATCCCCATTTTGCATTGACTGTTGATATGGTTATTTTTTCTGAGGACCTAAAACAGCTGCTTTTGATTCAAAGGAAAAACCCTCCCTTTAAAGATTGTTGGGCGTTTCCGGGTGGTTTTGTTGAAATAAATGAATTGATTGTACATGCGGCCCACCGGGAATTAAAGGAAGAAACGGGACTATCTAATATCGAACTGAAAAATTTTGGTTTTTTTGATGCCGTACACCGGGACCCTAGGGAGAGGGTAGTGTCTTTTGCTTTCACTGGAAAGACCCCGGTTTCCAAGCCTATCAAAGCCAAGGATGACGCAAAAAATGTACAATGGTTTCCTGTGGGAAATCTTCCTAATTTGGCATTTGACCATTTGGAAATTCTATTAAAGGCCATTAAAGCTAACCAAAACCCTAAATAA
- the ygiD gene encoding 4,5-DOPA dioxygenase extradiol encodes MNNLADFRKMTEEFPERGDLMPVLFVGHGSPMNGIENNLFSRYWEKLGKEIPEPNAVLVISAHWLSRGTHVTAMEQPRTIHDFAGFPKALSEVEYPAPGHPTLARHLAGMIESTQVGLDHDWGLDHGTWTVVRHMYPNAHIPVLQLSIDYYQSPQYHYELAKELYHLRKKGVLIIGSGNMVHNLRMVAWDKLGTNDYGFDWANTINDKFKSLIANGDHKALIQYDKLGEEAILAIPTPDHYFPLLYTLGLVKNKEEVTFFNDKAVGGSLTMTSVKWG; translated from the coding sequence ATGAATAATTTGGCGGATTTTCGAAAGATGACAGAGGAGTTTCCCGAAAGAGGGGACTTGATGCCTGTTTTATTTGTTGGACATGGTTCTCCTATGAATGGTATTGAGAATAACCTGTTTTCCCGGTATTGGGAAAAATTGGGAAAAGAAATACCGGAACCCAATGCAGTTTTGGTAATCTCTGCCCACTGGTTGAGTAGGGGCACCCATGTGACTGCTATGGAACAACCTAGAACTATTCATGATTTTGCAGGGTTTCCAAAGGCTTTATCTGAAGTGGAATATCCAGCACCTGGTCATCCAACCTTGGCCAGGCATTTGGCTGGAATGATAGAAAGTACCCAGGTGGGCTTAGACCATGATTGGGGCTTGGATCATGGCACTTGGACGGTGGTAAGACATATGTACCCAAATGCCCATATCCCTGTATTGCAGTTAAGTATTGATTATTACCAAAGTCCACAATACCATTATGAATTGGCCAAGGAACTTTATCACCTCAGAAAAAAAGGGGTGTTAATCATAGGAAGTGGAAATATGGTGCACAATCTTCGTATGGTAGCCTGGGATAAGTTAGGTACGAATGATTATGGTTTTGATTGGGCTAACACCATCAATGATAAATTTAAATCTTTGATTGCCAATGGTGATCATAAAGCCCTCATCCAATATGATAAATTAGGTGAAGAGGCCATTTTGGCGATTCCCACTCCTGATCATTATTTTCCTTTGTTATATACCCTGGGCTTGGTCAAAAATAAAGAGGAAGTAACTTTTTTTAATGATAAAGCTGTTGGAGGCTCATTGACCATGACTTCCGTTAAATGGGGGTGA
- a CDS encoding endonuclease/exonuclease/phosphatase family protein codes for MRIATYNIRFDNPGDAPNHWDNRKEVVANLIKFHGFDIFGTQEGLHHQVEYLKKHLPQFEYVGVARDDGRQKGEYSAVFYNKEKFKLLESNTFWLSTDTSKPNIGWDAALPRICTWAKLKDINNGNQFFVFNTHFDHVGTAARQKSAQLILNKIKEYSQNGLPVMLLGDFNVDQENPAYYLLENSSELKDCFNAAQLRYANNGTFNSFDISKSSDRRIDHIFVSESVKVKKYGILTDTYHNRYPSDHFPVMAEIELRY; via the coding sequence ATGAGAATCGCTACTTATAATATCCGCTTTGATAATCCTGGAGATGCACCCAACCATTGGGACAATCGAAAAGAAGTGGTTGCTAATTTAATCAAATTTCATGGTTTTGACATTTTTGGTACTCAGGAAGGCTTGCACCACCAAGTGGAATACCTTAAAAAACATTTGCCCCAATTTGAATATGTGGGAGTGGCTAGGGATGATGGCAGGCAAAAAGGAGAATATTCCGCCGTATTTTACAACAAGGAGAAATTCAAGCTTTTAGAAAGCAATACCTTTTGGCTCTCCACGGATACCAGCAAGCCTAACATAGGTTGGGACGCAGCATTGCCTAGAATCTGCACCTGGGCGAAATTGAAGGACATAAATAATGGCAATCAGTTTTTCGTTTTCAATACCCATTTTGACCATGTAGGTACTGCAGCACGCCAGAAAAGTGCTCAATTAATCCTGAATAAAATAAAGGAATACAGCCAAAATGGCCTTCCGGTAATGCTTTTAGGGGACTTCAATGTGGATCAGGAAAACCCCGCTTATTATTTATTGGAGAATTCTTCAGAATTGAAAGACTGCTTTAATGCAGCCCAACTTCGCTACGCCAATAATGGTACTTTCAACAGCTTCGATATTTCTAAAAGCTCCGACCGAAGAATTGACCATATTTTTGTCAGTGAATCCGTTAAAGTTAAAAAGTATGGCATTCTAACTGACACCTATCATAATCGGTACCCTTCGGACCATTTCCCAGTCATGGCTGAAATAGAATTGAGATATTAG
- a CDS encoding thioredoxin family protein, whose translation MKRRLFHIVFLGLLLGAINKPGMAQDSLSPLSFPALEDSMNNSPKPIILEITTDWCRYCKLQKAQIKKDKILLDLLKDYYFVELDAEGKRNIEFDGKNYQYQSQGLSGGVHELAIHLAGNEHLSYPTWIFLNEQYQVVYRFGGVLKPNDLKTIIRHL comes from the coding sequence ATGAAACGGAGGCTTTTTCATATTGTTTTCCTTGGCTTGCTTTTGGGAGCGATAAACAAGCCGGGTATGGCTCAAGATAGCCTTTCCCCGCTAAGTTTTCCTGCCTTGGAGGATAGTATGAATAATTCCCCAAAGCCTATCATATTAGAAATCACCACAGATTGGTGCAGGTATTGTAAATTGCAAAAAGCGCAGATCAAAAAGGATAAGATCTTACTTGACTTGTTAAAGGATTACTATTTTGTTGAATTGGATGCTGAAGGTAAAAGAAACATTGAATTTGACGGTAAAAATTACCAGTACCAATCTCAGGGGCTCTCGGGAGGTGTTCATGAACTGGCCATTCACCTGGCTGGAAATGAACATCTCTCCTACCCTACTTGGATATTTTTAAATGAACAATATCAAGTGGTTTACCGGTTTGGAGGAGTTTTAAAACCCAACGACCTTAAAACCATTATCCGCCATTTGTAA
- a CDS encoding FAD-dependent oxidoreductase — protein MKDSYDIIIIGGGAMGLSSAAALANTEKKVLVLEQFGFFNQKGSSAGMSRQFRVQYAQKYMAQLALDAIPYWEELQKHSGDTLVDKVGSLWFGDPSISSQEGGIQAAEEVMKELDIPFTPMNAKEIEAKFPFKNLPEDYTGFFQKDGGIINLSATLQTLFNIANKASNIDLIEYNPVTNIDSRKKGNIKVFTEKNIFTAEKLILTPGSYINDVLKHFGLSVNVDIWEMSSAYYKNTGNVQLPTWFVFQKPQSKSLFYGFPEVNWSHPGYIRVAPDIPDQIINDPSDRTGIPSIKSLGYNSEWVMKHMEGLEPNPEFTSTCLITLNNNNKELMVDTLPEWVHNHEDIVVYTGGWAAKFIPLLGNILADLAVTGKTKYDLSHFKIEWPLVRGEISNRFDTKVAKNLKLDVAIVGAGASGLYSGYRLKNGKDQNGNSLDLDINIFEMSDRVGGRLESIKLPGMNVVGEIGGMRYMTSQKIVTSLIEDVFATQYALDPIPFPMGDPDHHLYYLRKQRFFANRFSQAKITGENFKTHYEVGEKFQGKSSDEIFRTIIKKVLKKGGHSLKKIQNSPSPRREWNKVKKELKYEFKGPYKGKYVYEIGFWNMLKDQSSQECYEFLAQAGGYYSNTINWNAAEAMPYMVGDFASDSVEYKTIDGGYDQILTCLADDFLQNGGKIRTKNRLASFEKNPDTTSVYKYILTFYNMESKEYWKVDAKDIILSMPRRSLELLDQDNFFFNRDKQKALQHNLKSVIMEPSCKILLGFEEPWWKETLGAQAGESITDLPMRQCYYFGVDPKNSHSLFLSSYNDMRTVQFWKALDNGEKFQTKTTKLVKGKNFLYPHYEHASKMMVEEVIKQVRDLHGPSISVPDPYTSAFKDWTLDPYGGGYHAWKNHYKVWEIMPYIRQPHEEERVFITGEAYSDQQGWVEGAFCVAEHVMREKYNLACPDWLNEDYYLGW, from the coding sequence ATGAAAGATTCTTACGACATTATCATTATTGGCGGTGGAGCCATGGGACTCTCCTCCGCTGCAGCTCTTGCCAATACCGAAAAAAAAGTATTGGTGTTGGAGCAATTTGGTTTTTTCAATCAAAAAGGGAGTTCTGCAGGGATGTCCCGGCAATTCCGGGTCCAATATGCCCAAAAATATATGGCTCAATTGGCCTTGGATGCCATTCCCTATTGGGAGGAATTACAGAAACACAGTGGGGACACCTTGGTGGACAAAGTGGGCTCATTATGGTTTGGGGATCCTTCTATTAGTTCACAGGAAGGAGGAATCCAGGCAGCAGAGGAAGTGATGAAGGAATTGGACATTCCTTTTACTCCCATGAATGCCAAGGAAATTGAAGCTAAATTTCCATTTAAAAATCTTCCTGAAGATTATACCGGTTTTTTTCAAAAAGATGGGGGCATCATCAACCTTTCGGCAACTTTGCAGACCCTTTTCAACATCGCCAATAAAGCCTCAAATATTGACCTGATAGAATATAATCCAGTCACCAATATTGACTCCAGAAAAAAAGGAAACATAAAAGTATTTACTGAAAAAAACATATTCACTGCTGAAAAACTCATCCTCACCCCAGGTTCCTATATCAACGACGTATTAAAACATTTTGGACTATCGGTCAATGTTGACATTTGGGAAATGTCATCCGCATACTATAAAAACACCGGAAACGTCCAGTTGCCCACTTGGTTTGTATTTCAGAAGCCTCAAAGCAAAAGCCTTTTCTATGGTTTCCCTGAGGTGAATTGGTCTCACCCAGGTTATATTCGAGTGGCACCTGATATTCCGGACCAAATCATCAATGATCCTTCTGATAGGACGGGTATTCCCAGTATTAAAAGTTTGGGATACAATTCCGAATGGGTAATGAAACATATGGAAGGCTTAGAGCCCAATCCAGAGTTCACCTCCACCTGCCTGATTACTCTGAACAATAATAATAAAGAGCTCATGGTTGACACCCTTCCCGAATGGGTGCATAACCATGAAGACATTGTGGTTTACACAGGAGGTTGGGCAGCAAAGTTTATTCCCTTGCTGGGTAATATCCTGGCAGACCTTGCGGTAACTGGAAAAACTAAATACGACCTTAGCCATTTCAAAATTGAATGGCCATTGGTAAGGGGGGAAATCAGCAACCGCTTTGATACCAAGGTAGCCAAAAACCTGAAATTGGATGTGGCAATTGTAGGGGCTGGTGCTTCTGGTCTTTATTCGGGTTACCGGCTCAAAAACGGTAAAGACCAAAATGGGAATTCATTGGATTTGGATATCAATATTTTTGAAATGAGTGACCGGGTGGGTGGCCGTCTGGAATCCATCAAATTACCGGGCATGAATGTAGTCGGGGAAATTGGAGGCATGCGGTATATGACTTCCCAAAAAATTGTCACATCGCTTATTGAGGATGTTTTTGCCACTCAGTATGCTCTTGACCCTATCCCTTTCCCCATGGGTGATCCCGATCACCATCTGTATTACTTGAGGAAGCAGCGCTTTTTTGCCAACAGGTTCAGCCAGGCTAAAATCACAGGAGAAAATTTCAAAACCCACTATGAAGTAGGAGAGAAATTCCAGGGTAAAAGCTCTGATGAAATTTTTAGGACCATCATCAAAAAAGTCTTAAAAAAAGGAGGACATTCCCTAAAAAAAATCCAAAACAGTCCCTCTCCTAGAAGAGAATGGAATAAGGTAAAAAAAGAACTTAAATATGAATTTAAGGGACCATATAAGGGGAAATATGTCTATGAAATTGGATTTTGGAACATGCTCAAGGACCAATCCTCCCAGGAATGTTATGAATTTTTGGCCCAGGCAGGCGGCTATTATTCCAACACCATCAACTGGAATGCTGCTGAGGCCATGCCTTATATGGTTGGGGATTTTGCTAGTGATTCGGTGGAATACAAAACCATTGATGGAGGATATGATCAAATTTTGACCTGTTTGGCAGATGATTTCCTTCAAAATGGCGGTAAAATCCGAACCAAAAACAGGTTGGCCAGTTTTGAAAAAAATCCAGATACTACCAGTGTATACAAATACATTCTGACTTTTTACAATATGGAAAGTAAGGAATACTGGAAGGTGGATGCCAAGGATATTATCCTAAGTATGCCCAGGAGGTCCCTGGAACTTTTGGACCAGGATAATTTCTTCTTTAACCGGGACAAGCAAAAAGCCTTGCAGCACAACTTGAAGTCGGTAATAATGGAGCCTTCCTGCAAAATCCTTTTGGGATTTGAGGAGCCTTGGTGGAAGGAAACTTTGGGTGCTCAGGCAGGGGAATCCATTACTGATCTTCCCATGCGGCAATGCTATTATTTCGGGGTAGACCCCAAAAACTCCCACTCCCTGTTTCTTTCCAGTTACAATGATATGAGAACAGTCCAGTTTTGGAAAGCATTGGACAATGGTGAAAAATTCCAGACCAAAACCACCAAACTGGTAAAAGGAAAAAATTTCCTTTACCCCCACTATGAGCATGCCAGTAAAATGATGGTAGAAGAAGTAATTAAGCAAGTTAGAGATTTGCATGGCCCTTCGATATCTGTTCCCGATCCATACACCTCTGCTTTCAAAGACTGGACCCTTGATCCTTACGGAGGAGGATATCATGCATGGAAAAACCACTACAAAGTCTGGGAAATCATGCCTTACATCCGTCAGCCTCATGAAGAGGAGCGGGTATTTATCACGGGAGAAGCCTATTCCGATCAACAAGGATGGGTGGAAGGAGCTTTTTGCGTGGCAGAACATGTGATGCGAGAAAAATATAATTTGGCCTGCCCGGATTGGCTGAATGAGGATTATTATTTAGGTTGGTAA
- a CDS encoding transglutaminase family protein — protein sequence MIYNHNLQIRHKTVYHYSKPVELNPHQVFLIPSLRTYFRVNHYDIKISPNPAGTFERISLEGNPFQQFWFDKPTESLQINVDIELFYRTFNPFGFLLDPDFGQLDDQGNLQVQYPASDHAYLKAYLVPHSSPVLMAFSQKVKSRCQDILGFLIQLTAEVHGHCKHLIREDEGIWPPEKCLNEKKGSCRDLSWLLIQLLRGEGIACRFVSGYAFNPELEEGHELHAWVEAYYPGAGWIGLDPNLGLLTDHLYFPLTASFDPSHTLPVQGTYGGTAESKMESYVEIKSLPLKKS from the coding sequence ATGATTTATAATCATAATCTCCAAATCAGGCATAAAACTGTCTATCATTACAGTAAGCCAGTGGAGCTGAACCCCCATCAGGTATTTTTAATTCCCTCCTTGCGAACCTATTTCCGGGTCAACCATTATGACATCAAAATATCTCCAAATCCTGCAGGTACCTTTGAAAGAATCAGTCTGGAAGGAAATCCTTTTCAACAATTTTGGTTTGACAAGCCCACTGAATCCCTTCAAATCAATGTGGATATAGAACTCTTTTATAGGACTTTTAACCCCTTTGGTTTTTTGTTGGATCCTGATTTTGGCCAATTGGATGATCAAGGGAATTTACAAGTCCAATATCCTGCCAGCGATCATGCCTATTTAAAAGCTTATCTTGTCCCCCATTCTTCTCCGGTATTAATGGCTTTTTCTCAAAAAGTCAAATCCCGTTGCCAAGATATATTAGGTTTTCTTATCCAATTGACTGCTGAAGTGCATGGCCATTGCAAGCATCTTATCCGTGAAGATGAAGGGATTTGGCCCCCGGAAAAATGCCTAAATGAAAAAAAGGGTTCTTGCAGGGACTTAAGTTGGCTCTTAATCCAGCTATTGAGGGGGGAGGGCATTGCCTGCAGGTTTGTTAGTGGGTATGCTTTTAATCCCGAACTGGAAGAAGGCCATGAACTGCATGCCTGGGTGGAAGCTTATTATCCCGGAGCGGGTTGGATCGGGCTGGATCCCAACCTTGGATTACTCACTGATCATTTATATTTTCCTTTAACGGCCAGTTTTGATCCTTCCCATACCTTGCCGGTCCAAGGAACTTATGGAGGAACTGCCGAATCCAAAATGGAAAGTTATGTAGAAATCAAATCCTTGCCCTTGAAAAAATCATAA
- a CDS encoding TonB-dependent receptor, with protein sequence MNQKVLLLTFTLVFICNLIFAQNGQITGRVTSSSGEALELVNVGISELNLGGITDNQGNFRIEQVPEGTWKVQASFIGFQPKQEVAKVQNGEEIKLNFELSSTDTQMDEVVVTGTMTEISRADSPVPVEVITPELFRKNPTPSLFESVGMVNGVQPQLNCNVCNTGDIHINGMEGPYTMILIDGMPIVSALSSVYGLSGIPNSMVERIEVVKGPASSLYGSEAMGGIINVITKSPVRAPLVSADVFSTTWGEVSADAAIRFNAGEATSLFGVNYFNYENPIDKNGDNFTDMTLQDRISIFNKWNFSRKNNRAFSLAGRYVYEDRWGGEMNWDKHQHRGGDEVYGESIYTKRAEFIGLYQLPVKERIFTQFSYNWHHQDSWYGDTPYMAKQEVAFLQTYWDKKWGENHKFLLGTSFRYTVYDDNTPATATADGEANQPARTPLPGVFVQDEWTMNPKQKLLLGYRYDYDNHHGHVHSPRLAYKASPSENHTLRASFGTGFRVVNIFTEDHAALTGAREVVISEELNPEKSYNGNLNYVWSIPTDDFYLEFDATGFYSYFTNKIIADLDSDPDKIFYNNLRGHAISQGISLNTNLTFNFPLKILAGISYMDVFQKENTGNDGDLEKVRQLHAPKWSGNYTISYGLPQGYSVDFTGKWNGPMRLPILPNDYRPEYSPWHLIANVQLSKKWDNGLELYGGVKNLLNFVPKDPIMRPFDPFDENVDDPINNPNGYTFDPAYNFASMQGIRAFAGIRYNLY encoded by the coding sequence ATGAACCAAAAAGTTTTACTACTAACATTTACTCTTGTATTTATATGCAACTTGATATTTGCCCAAAATGGCCAAATCACTGGTAGGGTCACCTCTTCCTCGGGTGAGGCCTTGGAATTAGTTAATGTGGGCATTTCTGAATTAAATCTGGGTGGCATTACAGATAACCAAGGAAATTTCAGAATAGAGCAGGTACCTGAGGGGACCTGGAAAGTGCAGGCTAGTTTTATTGGTTTTCAGCCCAAGCAAGAAGTGGCAAAAGTCCAAAATGGCGAAGAAATAAAATTGAATTTTGAGCTCAGCTCCACCGATACCCAAATGGACGAGGTAGTAGTAACCGGTACCATGACGGAAATCAGCAGGGCGGATAGTCCTGTTCCAGTGGAAGTAATTACCCCGGAACTATTCCGAAAAAACCCCACTCCCAGCCTTTTCGAATCCGTTGGAATGGTGAATGGGGTCCAACCTCAATTGAACTGTAATGTCTGTAACACAGGGGATATTCATATCAATGGTATGGAAGGTCCTTATACCATGATTTTAATTGACGGAATGCCTATTGTCAGTGCACTGTCTTCAGTCTATGGTCTTAGTGGAATCCCTAATAGCATGGTAGAAAGAATTGAAGTAGTGAAGGGCCCGGCTTCTTCTTTATATGGGTCTGAGGCAATGGGGGGAATTATTAATGTGATCACCAAAAGTCCCGTACGTGCCCCTTTGGTAAGTGCGGATGTATTTTCCACCACTTGGGGTGAGGTAAGTGCGGATGCCGCAATTCGGTTCAATGCTGGGGAAGCTACCAGTTTGTTTGGGGTTAATTATTTCAATTATGAAAATCCAATTGACAAAAACGGGGATAATTTCACCGATATGACCCTTCAGGACAGGATTTCCATTTTCAACAAATGGAATTTTTCCCGCAAAAACAACAGAGCATTTAGCTTGGCCGGAAGGTATGTGTATGAGGACCGTTGGGGTGGTGAAATGAACTGGGATAAACACCAACATCGTGGTGGAGACGAAGTTTATGGAGAAAGTATTTATACCAAAAGGGCAGAATTTATTGGTCTTTATCAATTGCCCGTAAAAGAGCGCATATTTACTCAATTTTCATACAATTGGCATCATCAGGATTCTTGGTACGGCGACACCCCGTATATGGCTAAGCAAGAGGTGGCGTTTTTACAAACCTATTGGGACAAAAAATGGGGAGAAAATCATAAGTTCTTACTGGGAACTTCCTTCCGCTATACAGTATATGATGACAATACCCCGGCCACAGCTACAGCTGATGGGGAGGCCAACCAACCTGCCAGAACACCCTTACCAGGTGTATTTGTTCAAGATGAATGGACAATGAACCCTAAGCAAAAATTGTTATTGGGTTATAGGTATGATTATGACAATCACCATGGTCATGTGCACTCACCCAGATTAGCTTACAAAGCCAGTCCAAGTGAAAATCATACCTTAAGAGCCAGCTTCGGTACCGGCTTCAGGGTAGTCAACATTTTTACTGAGGACCATGCAGCTTTGACCGGGGCAAGGGAGGTGGTGATCTCTGAGGAATTGAATCCCGAAAAATCATATAATGGGAATTTGAATTATGTATGGAGCATCCCCACAGATGATTTCTATTTGGAATTTGATGCGACTGGATTTTATTCCTATTTCACGAATAAAATCATTGCAGACCTTGACAGTGATCCCGATAAGATTTTTTATAACAATTTGAGGGGACATGCGATTTCCCAAGGAATATCATTGAATACCAATTTAACCTTTAATTTCCCATTGAAAATATTGGCTGGAATCTCTTACATGGATGTTTTCCAAAAAGAAAACACAGGTAATGACGGCGATCTTGAAAAAGTCCGTCAACTCCATGCCCCCAAATGGTCTGGAAATTACACCATAAGCTATGGTTTACCACAAGGATATTCAGTAGACTTTACCGGCAAATGGAATGGGCCTATGCGCTTACCTATTTTACCCAATGATTACAGGCCCGAATACAGCCCTTGGCACCTCATCGCCAATGTTCAATTATCCAAAAAATGGGACAATGGTCTAGAACTTTATGGTGGGGTTAAGAATCTTCTGAATTTTGTTCCCAAGGATCCCATCATGAGGCCTTTTGACCCCTTTGATGAAAATGTGGACGACCCCATCAATAATCCCAATGGGTACACTTTTGATCCAGCCTATAATTTTGCTTCCATGCAAGGGATAAGGGCTTTTGCTGGAATTAGATATAATTTGTATTAA
- a CDS encoding metal-dependent transcriptional regulator — MFSQTEENYLKALLSLTQEHGEATVNSLSKRLDIKKSTVNSMIKKLAEKGLVIYESYKPIQLTEEGEREASLIVRKHRLTEIFLVEKMGFGWEKVHHIAEQIEHIRSPEFFEKMDELLGYPKFDPHGSPIPDKNGKIIKLDYQKLSDCSAGESVKIVAVSNSSREFLEFLDKRDLTLGTTVEILTIESIDKSMTIRYDKGREETLSHIVCDRLLVSDPD, encoded by the coding sequence ATGTTTTCACAGACTGAAGAGAATTATTTAAAAGCATTATTATCCTTGACCCAGGAACACGGAGAAGCAACAGTAAATAGTTTGAGTAAGCGTTTGGATATCAAAAAATCTACTGTCAATAGCATGATCAAAAAGTTGGCAGAAAAAGGTTTGGTGATTTATGAGAGCTATAAACCCATTCAACTTACGGAGGAGGGAGAAAGGGAAGCTTCTTTGATAGTACGTAAACACCGCCTTACTGAAATATTTTTGGTGGAAAAAATGGGTTTTGGTTGGGAAAAGGTTCATCATATTGCCGAACAGATAGAGCATATTCGATCCCCGGAATTTTTTGAAAAAATGGATGAATTATTAGGTTACCCAAAGTTCGATCCACATGGTTCTCCCATTCCAGATAAAAATGGAAAAATCATCAAATTGGATTATCAAAAATTAAGTGATTGTAGTGCAGGGGAGTCGGTAAAAATAGTTGCTGTTTCCAATTCCTCCCGTGAATTTCTGGAATTTTTGGACAAAAGGGATTTGACATTGGGAACAACTGTTGAGATTTTGACCATTGAATCCATCGATAAAAGCATGACCATCCGTTATGATAAAGGCAGGGAAGAAACTTTAAGTCATATAGTTTGTGACAGGCTTTTGGTATCAGATCCTGATTAG
- a CDS encoding 2'-5' RNA ligase family protein, whose product MNLEKHYTHLYEEAIHKITLDQNFKDSWLDNPNDNRYGITLLARPDPNCIQSIQSFLNQLRIIEPEQYYYPSSDIHLTVMSLISCYPGFELERVNVSDYVKLVGESLKGIKPFNIKLEGITASPSCIMVQGFPSNGRLKQIRDQLRQQFNNGNLEHTIDKRYSLQTAHNTVTRFKSTIQNKGEFLDLLHRYRYFDFGTFEINSMELVFNDWYQLKNKVKVLHRYSLD is encoded by the coding sequence ATGAATTTGGAAAAACATTACACGCACCTTTATGAGGAGGCAATTCATAAAATAACATTGGATCAAAATTTTAAAGACTCTTGGCTTGACAATCCAAATGACAACCGATATGGCATTACCTTGCTTGCCAGGCCTGACCCCAATTGTATACAATCCATTCAATCTTTTCTAAATCAACTAAGAATAATCGAACCAGAACAATATTATTATCCTTCCTCTGACATTCACCTTACTGTCATGTCATTGATATCCTGCTATCCAGGTTTTGAATTGGAAAGGGTGAATGTTTCAGATTATGTAAAACTCGTTGGGGAAAGCCTTAAAGGGATTAAACCATTTAACATTAAGTTGGAAGGTATCACTGCCTCCCCGTCCTGCATTATGGTCCAAGGATTTCCTTCCAATGGAAGATTAAAACAAATCAGAGATCAATTAAGGCAACAATTTAATAATGGAAATTTAGAACATACCATTGATAAACGTTATTCTCTCCAAACAGCTCATAACACTGTAACGAGGTTTAAGTCTACCATTCAAAATAAAGGTGAATTTCTGGATTTACTCCATCGATACAGGTATTTTGATTTTGGGACTTTTGAAATCAATTCGATGGAGTTAGTATTCAATGATTGGTACCAACTAAAAAACAAGGTCAAAGTGCTTCATCGATATTCCTTGGATTAA